In Microcaecilia unicolor chromosome 1, aMicUni1.1, whole genome shotgun sequence, the following are encoded in one genomic region:
- the MPLKIP gene encoding M-phase-specific PLK1-interacting protein, which translates to MYRQNYRSPNPPYFGGSGNGGPGGFRSPPSPYAGGGPSGSMPPPGRGFGSPATPPYGQRPRQLGGSGGQSPRSQGFRGGGGWVGNQSPGQTPPPRGPSPRYTSPYSKSPGVQQQHRGGGFSPRQRNYQGSPRTSTPFGTSHGREKRLSNDVENYYRPSMLEDPWVSLDPVSVTDINQQYSNDQTTYTGKKGRYFS; encoded by the exons ATGTACAGGCAGAACTACCGCTCCCCAAATCCTCCTTACTTTGGTGGGAGCGGCAACGGTGGCCCAGGTGGTTTTCGCAGCCCTCCATCACCGTACGCGGGCGGGGGCCCCTCGGGTTCCATGCCGCCGCCGGGGCGAGGCTTCGGGAGCCCTGCCACGCCGCCATACGGACAGAGGCCTAGGCAGTTAGGCGGAAGTGGAGGCCAATCACCTCGCTCTCAAGGTTTTCGAGGAGGCGGTGGTTGGGTTGGGAACCAGTCCCCGGGTCAGACGCCGCCGCCGCGCGGACCTAGCCCGAGGTACACGTCCCCTTACTCTAAATCCCCCGGAGTCCAGCAACAGCACCGCGGTGGCGGCTTCTCTCCCCGACAGCGAAATTACCAG GGTTCACCCAGGACATCCACACCATTTGGTACATCGCATGGCAGAGAGAAAAGATTGTCTAATGATGTGGAAAACTATTACAGACCTTCAATGCTTGAGGATCCATGGGTTAGCCTAGACCCAGTTTCTGTTACAGACATAAACCAACAATACAGCAATGATCAAACAACATACACCGGTAAAAAAGGGAGGTATTTCAGTTAA